The Methylomagnum ishizawai genome has a window encoding:
- a CDS encoding beta strand repeat-containing protein, giving the protein MKNTNSPLPTALPLAGLCLLAWTSGVHAFDTTLGSGSSANGTWSGNTWVPSAAGSVVSAAEVRSHLASGPVTIEATGGDDLTVAAPLAWADQTLTLRAGGDIKLQAQLDGTGTAGLALEYGQDAVTAGNAASYSVNAPVNLAATGGFSTQLGSDGTVKNYTILTSLGSEGSITGTDLQGIHGNLGGNYALGADIDASATSGWNGGAGFKPIGGAYDAIDHSNYYTGQFDGLGHVISGLTINRPSQYYIGLFGKAKDGARIAHVGLRDVSIVGNIFVGGLLGLGQTATIERSHVTGSVTGADHVGGILGRDPVPISSVSLRNVWSSADVTATRPGTGGQSLGDGVAGGLVGYGGRVYDSYATGKVRGGNHVGGLIGLGMASTVNNAYFSGTVGLYAGTSPSVGGIMGSWVNGAIGAGIHNVYWNTDTAGATGLAQGAASGTITNLTGLTTAQMRDAANFTGFTFTSTPGGDGWVLVGSDGTLNGNNGTVLPMLASEWSPVIKNTHQLQLMTLKKNTGYALAGNIDAADTNGKDVWLSSSFMPVGRATVGNFFTGRFDGQGHIIDGLTIDRSGTDYVGLFGFAQTGSLLRNVGLTNSHITGQSKVGALVGGIVNGSVATSYADGGSVSATGDNAGGLVGSIANGGSSVSNCFANISVSGANFVGGLVGINWGSLGNSHASGNVSGGSNLGGLVGHNYGGGTVANGYYADTTGQGDTGKGTRRTDTEMKQLATFAGWDIDDEGGTGKVWRIYDGHTYPLLRGFLAPLTATATSGSRPYDGTATGLGLTYSPAPDMAHLFGTLTGLADGAEVGSHAVTPAGLYSDQLGYDITAVAGTLDINAGCPGDSDCDGLSDILEAKLGTGINTPDTVKTGTPGADNLVGTGGPDLLDGGLGRDTLTGGAGADVLILHTRNDGTDLATDFQPGTDRISLVDLFAAESIHTTDPIGDGYIKAIASRGVTYLQFIPPGGRAITLMQFSGPLAAAALGVNGNFVY; this is encoded by the coding sequence ATGAAAAACACGAATTCCCCGCTTCCGACAGCCCTGCCCCTGGCCGGGCTGTGCCTCCTGGCCTGGACCTCCGGCGTCCACGCCTTCGACACGACCCTAGGCTCCGGGTCCAGCGCCAACGGCACCTGGTCCGGCAATACCTGGGTGCCCAGCGCGGCGGGCTCGGTGGTGTCCGCCGCCGAGGTGCGGAGCCATCTGGCCTCCGGCCCCGTGACCATCGAGGCCACCGGCGGCGACGACCTCACCGTGGCCGCGCCGCTGGCCTGGGCCGACCAGACGCTCACCCTGCGGGCGGGCGGCGACATCAAGCTCCAGGCCCAACTCGATGGCACCGGCACGGCGGGCCTCGCGCTGGAATACGGCCAGGACGCGGTGACCGCGGGCAACGCCGCCAGCTATTCCGTCAACGCCCCGGTCAACCTCGCCGCCACCGGCGGTTTCAGCACCCAACTCGGCTCCGACGGCACGGTGAAGAACTACACCATCCTCACCAGCCTGGGCAGCGAAGGTTCCATCACCGGTACCGACTTGCAGGGCATCCATGGCAACCTCGGCGGCAACTATGCGCTGGGGGCCGACATCGACGCCAGCGCCACCAGCGGCTGGAACGGCGGCGCGGGGTTCAAGCCGATTGGAGGCGCGTACGATGCCATTGATCATTCGAACTACTACACCGGGCAATTCGACGGCCTCGGCCATGTCATCAGCGGCCTCACCATCAACCGCCCCTCGCAGTATTACATTGGGTTGTTCGGGAAGGCGAAGGATGGCGCGCGCATTGCCCATGTCGGCCTCCGCGACGTTTCCATCGTTGGCAATATCTTTGTCGGAGGGCTGCTCGGACTGGGGCAAACCGCCACGATAGAAAGGAGCCATGTCACCGGCTCGGTGACCGGCGCCGACCACGTGGGCGGCATTCTCGGGCGAGACCCTGTTCCCATCAGTTCGGTCTCTCTCAGGAACGTCTGGTCTTCCGCCGATGTCACCGCCACCCGCCCGGGAACCGGTGGTCAAAGTTTGGGCGACGGCGTCGCCGGTGGCTTGGTTGGATATGGGGGCAGGGTCTACGACAGCTATGCCACCGGCAAAGTGCGCGGCGGCAACCATGTTGGCGGGCTGATCGGCCTGGGCATGGCAAGCACCGTCAACAACGCGTATTTCTCCGGCACCGTGGGCCTTTACGCGGGAACATCCCCTTCAGTCGGCGGCATCATGGGTTCCTGGGTGAACGGGGCCATCGGGGCGGGGATCCACAATGTCTATTGGAACACCGACACCGCCGGAGCCACTGGCCTTGCCCAGGGGGCTGCCTCGGGCACCATCACCAACCTCACCGGCCTGACCACCGCGCAGATGCGCGATGCGGCCAACTTCACCGGCTTCACCTTCACCAGCACGCCGGGCGGCGACGGCTGGGTGCTGGTCGGCAGCGACGGCACCCTCAACGGCAACAATGGCACCGTGCTGCCCATGCTCGCCTCCGAATGGTCGCCAGTCATCAAAAACACCCACCAGTTGCAGTTGATGACGCTGAAAAAGAACACGGGCTATGCCCTGGCCGGCAACATCGATGCCGCCGACACCAACGGCAAGGACGTGTGGCTTTCCAGCAGCTTCATGCCGGTGGGCAGGGCCACGGTAGGGAACTTCTTTACCGGCCGCTTCGACGGCCAGGGCCACATCATCGACGGATTGACCATTGACCGCAGTGGAACGGATTACGTCGGCTTGTTCGGCTTTGCCCAAACCGGCTCCTTGCTGCGCAACGTCGGCCTAACCAACAGCCACATCACGGGACAAAGCAAAGTCGGCGCACTGGTAGGCGGTATCGTTAACGGCAGCGTCGCCACCAGTTATGCGGACGGCGGCAGCGTGAGCGCGACCGGCGACAATGCCGGCGGCCTGGTCGGCAGCATTGCCAATGGGGGTAGCAGCGTCAGCAATTGCTTTGCCAATATCAGCGTCAGCGGTGCCAACTTTGTGGGTGGATTGGTCGGGATCAACTGGGGAAGCCTGGGTAACAGCCACGCCAGCGGCAATGTCAGCGGCGGCAGCAATCTCGGCGGTCTGGTGGGACATAACTACGGTGGCGGCACCGTCGCCAACGGCTATTACGCCGACACCACCGGCCAAGGCGACACCGGCAAGGGCACCCGCAGGACCGACACCGAGATGAAACAGCTCGCCACCTTCGCCGGCTGGGACATCGACGACGAAGGCGGCACCGGCAAAGTCTGGCGCATCTACGACGGCCACACCTACCCCCTGCTACGCGGCTTCCTCGCGCCACTCACCGCCACCGCCACCAGCGGCAGCCGCCCCTACGACGGCACCGCCACGGGACTCGGCCTGACCTACTCGCCCGCCCCTGACATGGCCCATTTGTTCGGCACCCTCACCGGCCTCGCCGACGGCGCGGAGGTCGGCTCCCACGCGGTCACGCCCGCCGGGCTGTATTCCGACCAACTCGGCTACGATATCACCGCCGTCGCCGGGACGCTGGACATCAACGCCGGATGCCCCGGCGATTCCGACTGCGACGGCCTCAGCGACATCCTCGAAGCCAAGCTGGGCACCGGCATCAACACCCCCGACACCGTGAAAACCGGCACCCCAGGCGCGGACAACCTCGTCGGCACCGGCGGCCCCGACCTGCTCGACGGCGGCCTGGGCCGCGACACCCTCACCGGCGGGGCAGGGGCCGACGTGCTCATCCTCCACACCCGCAACGACGGCACCGACCTCGCCACCGACTTCCAGCCCGGCACCGACCGCATCTCATTGGTGGACCTGTTCGCCGCCGAGAGCATCCACACCACCGACCCCATCGGCGACGGCTATATCAAGGCCATCGCCAGCCGGGGCGTCACCTACCTCCAGTTCATCCCGCCCGGCGGCCGCGCCATCACCCTGATGCAGTTCTCCGGCCCCCTCGCGGCGGCGGCGCTGGGGGTCAACGGCAACTTCGTGTACTGA
- a CDS encoding helix-turn-helix transcriptional regulator, with protein sequence MNAASQEDIHRLWDELSDFEAHQAEQAAIHLMESLCHLAGAWNATWGGATRLSGECGSDPLRGWRVPAMKLLHPIMPHPDEGPFKEILRLWDQREIDPSFLLPMRGVGTFRTYSFRRELPPEWFESPFYQGHYAAVGTHDSVFVGFPLNPDAESHFGFYSRRTFTDAEIALLAYAMRGIKWFHRKLMLGHGLLMASSPLTPTERRVLQLLLTELSEKQIGGQMGLAASTVHQHVLNIFRKFGVRSRAGLMSLWLNRAG encoded by the coding sequence ATGAACGCCGCGTCCCAAGAAGATATCCACCGCCTCTGGGATGAACTGTCGGACTTCGAAGCCCACCAAGCCGAGCAAGCCGCCATCCACCTAATGGAATCCCTGTGCCATCTGGCCGGTGCCTGGAACGCCACCTGGGGTGGCGCGACCCGCCTGTCCGGGGAGTGCGGGAGCGACCCGTTGCGGGGCTGGCGCGTTCCCGCCATGAAGTTGCTCCACCCCATCATGCCCCATCCCGACGAAGGGCCGTTCAAAGAAATCCTGCGGCTCTGGGACCAAAGGGAAATCGATCCTTCCTTCCTGCTGCCCATGCGCGGTGTCGGCACCTTCCGCACCTATTCCTTCCGGCGCGAATTGCCACCGGAGTGGTTCGAATCGCCGTTCTACCAAGGCCATTACGCCGCCGTCGGCACCCACGACTCGGTCTTCGTGGGCTTCCCGCTCAATCCCGACGCCGAATCCCATTTCGGCTTCTATTCCCGCAGGACGTTCACCGACGCGGAAATCGCCCTGCTCGCCTACGCCATGCGCGGCATCAAATGGTTCCATCGCAAGCTCATGCTGGGCCACGGCCTATTGATGGCGTCCTCCCCTTTGACGCCGACCGAGCGCCGGGTGTTGCAACTGTTGCTGACCGAGTTATCGGAAAAGCAAATCGGCGGTCAAATGGGCCTCGCGGCTTCCACGGTCCACCAGCACGTCCTCAACATCTTCCGTAAATTCGGGGTACGCAGCCGCGCCGGGCTGATGAGCCTATGGCTGAACCGGGCCGGTTGA
- a CDS encoding MOSC domain-containing protein produces the protein MELLAISLAPARLVEYQRGRVSTGIFKEPVAGPVRVGPEGLEGDVQVDRENHGGPDKAVYAYSLENYRHWEQALGRTAPFPYGQFGENLTVTGLPDEAVHIGDIFQVGGIRVQVTQPRVPCFKLGLKMGDPRFVAVFRHSGRVGFYLRVLEGGEIEAGAPIVRVGEDPAQVNIRDAMLAVNKGPRQREFIDKVLAVPALSLAWREELTQRRAG, from the coding sequence ATGGAACTGCTCGCCATCAGCCTGGCCCCGGCCCGGCTCGTCGAATACCAACGGGGCCGGGTCTCCACCGGCATCTTCAAGGAACCGGTCGCGGGACCGGTGCGGGTCGGTCCCGAAGGCTTGGAAGGCGATGTGCAGGTGGACCGCGAGAACCACGGCGGACCGGACAAGGCCGTCTATGCCTATAGCCTGGAGAATTACCGCCATTGGGAACAAGCCCTGGGCCGCACGGCACCTTTTCCTTACGGCCAGTTCGGCGAAAACCTGACCGTCACGGGACTGCCGGACGAAGCCGTGCATATCGGCGATATCTTCCAGGTCGGCGGCATCCGGGTCCAAGTCACCCAACCGCGGGTACCCTGCTTCAAGTTAGGGCTAAAGATGGGCGATCCCCGCTTCGTCGCGGTGTTCCGGCATTCGGGGCGGGTGGGCTTCTATCTCAGGGTGCTGGAAGGCGGCGAGATCGAGGCGGGGGCTCCCATCGTCCGGGTCGGGGAAGACCCGGCCCAGGTCAATATCCGCGATGCCATGCTGGCGGTGAACAAGGGGCCGCGCCAGCGCGAGTTCATCGACAAGGTGTTGGCGGTCCCGGCGCTGTCGTTGGCCTGGCGGGAAGAATTGACGCAGCGCCGGGCTGGCTAA
- a CDS encoding ribonuclease HII produces MDASGPRLIAGLDEVGRGCIAGPVIAAVVVFPEGAAPFPGLADSKKLTPKRRAELARRIEAEALAYAIGRAEAPEIDRINILQATFLAMRRAYAGLGLEPDEIRVDGDRRPPGLPRPCRAIVGGDAIEPTISAASILAKVFRDREMEILDGFHPGYGFAIHKGYPTPAHQAALRALGISPVHRRSFGPVARAASLF; encoded by the coding sequence ATGGACGCCAGCGGTCCCCGGCTCATCGCCGGCCTCGACGAAGTCGGGCGCGGTTGCATCGCCGGTCCCGTCATCGCGGCGGTGGTGGTGTTCCCGGAGGGCGCGGCCCCGTTCCCCGGCCTCGCCGATTCCAAAAAACTCACGCCCAAGCGCCGCGCCGAACTGGCCCGGCGCATCGAGGCGGAAGCCCTGGCCTACGCCATAGGCCGGGCCGAAGCCCCCGAGATCGACCGGATCAACATCCTGCAAGCCACCTTCCTGGCGATGCGCCGCGCCTACGCCGGCCTCGGGCTGGAACCCGACGAAATCCGGGTCGATGGCGACCGACGCCCCCCCGGATTGCCGCGGCCCTGCCGCGCCATCGTCGGCGGCGACGCCATCGAACCCACGATTTCCGCCGCCTCCATCCTGGCCAAGGTGTTCCGCGACCGCGAGATGGAAATCCTGGACGGCTTCCATCCGGGCTATGGTTTCGCCATCCACAAGGGTTATCCCACCCCGGCCCACCAGGCGGCGCTGCGCGCTTTGGGCATCAGCCCGGTCCACCGCCGTTCCTTCGGGCCGGTCGCCCGCGCGGCCAGCCTGTTTTAA
- the lpxA gene encoding acyl-ACP--UDP-N-acetylglucosamine O-acyltransferase: MIHPTAIIDPSAELAEDVEVGPYSLIGADVRIGAGTRIGPHVVIRGPTVIGRDNRIFQFASIGEDPQDKKYRGETTLLEIGDRNTIREFTTVHRGTAQDRGATRIGHDNLLMAYTHVAHDCVVGNGVIMANAASLAGHVHVDDCAILGGFSLVHQFCQIGQYSFSAMGSVITRDIPPYVMVGGSPTKPHGINSVGLERRGFSPEAIRQIRKAYKAIYKSGLKLEEALQSLIEMSAATPEIQCMADFIQQTGRSILR, from the coding sequence TTGATTCATCCCACGGCTATCATCGACCCGTCCGCCGAACTGGCGGAAGATGTGGAGGTCGGCCCCTACAGCCTGATCGGCGCGGATGTCCGCATTGGCGCGGGCACCCGGATCGGTCCCCATGTGGTGATCCGGGGTCCGACCGTGATCGGGCGCGACAACCGGATATTCCAATTCGCCTCCATCGGCGAAGACCCGCAGGACAAGAAATACCGGGGCGAAACCACCCTGCTGGAGATCGGCGACCGCAACACCATCCGCGAATTCACCACCGTCCACCGCGGCACGGCCCAGGACCGGGGCGCGACCCGCATCGGCCACGACAACCTATTGATGGCCTACACCCATGTCGCCCACGATTGCGTGGTCGGCAACGGCGTCATCATGGCGAATGCCGCCTCGCTGGCCGGCCATGTCCATGTCGATGACTGCGCGATCCTGGGCGGATTTTCGCTGGTGCACCAGTTCTGCCAGATCGGGCAATACAGCTTCTCGGCCATGGGCAGCGTCATCACCCGCGATATTCCGCCCTATGTCATGGTCGGCGGCAGCCCCACCAAACCGCACGGCATCAACAGCGTGGGGTTGGAACGCCGGGGCTTCAGCCCCGAGGCCATCCGCCAAATCCGCAAGGCCTACAAAGCCATCTACAAATCCGGCCTGAAACTGGAAGAAGCCCTGCAAAGCCTGATCGAAATGTCCGCCGCGACACCGGAAATCCAGTGCATGGCGGATTTCATCCAACAAACCGGGCGCAGCATCCTGCGCTGA
- the fabZ gene encoding 3-hydroxyacyl-ACP dehydratase FabZ → MDIQQIKEYLPHRYPFLLIDRVVEVEPGKRLLGYKNVTCNEPFFAGHFPQEPIMPGVLIIEALAQATGLLAGNSMAGIMGKNKTYYLVGLDKVRFKRPVTPGDRLMLEATYLRHKRNIWAFSCRAEVDGEFVASAEIMCAAAERES, encoded by the coding sequence TTGGATATCCAACAAATAAAGGAATACCTGCCCCACCGCTATCCCTTCCTGCTGATCGACCGCGTGGTGGAGGTGGAACCCGGCAAACGGCTCCTGGGCTATAAGAACGTCACCTGCAACGAACCGTTCTTCGCCGGGCATTTCCCGCAGGAACCCATCATGCCCGGCGTCCTCATCATCGAAGCCCTGGCCCAGGCCACGGGGCTCCTGGCCGGCAATTCCATGGCCGGCATCATGGGCAAGAACAAAACCTATTACCTGGTCGGACTCGACAAGGTCCGCTTCAAACGCCCGGTGACCCCCGGCGACCGGCTGATGCTGGAAGCCACCTACCTGCGCCACAAGCGCAACATCTGGGCCTTCTCCTGCCGCGCCGAGGTCGATGGCGAATTCGTCGCCAGCGCGGAAATCATGTGTGCCGCAGCGGAGCGGGAGTCTTGA
- a CDS encoding OmpH family outer membrane protein: MGKKIGVALLVLLTSAGVSAADLKIGFVNVAKLLEKAPQAEKAKKDLEREFAPRDKKLVAEQKELKQMEEKLNKDAAVMSDSEKQRLDKEIISRKREAKRLQDEFRDDFNLSRNEKLSQLQKEIFEAIQSLAKEDSYDLLLTDGVVYASEAIDVTGKVEKKLEQSFKR; the protein is encoded by the coding sequence ATGGGTAAGAAAATCGGTGTAGCGTTGCTGGTCCTGTTGACGAGCGCGGGCGTTTCCGCGGCCGACCTCAAGATCGGATTCGTGAACGTGGCGAAACTGCTGGAAAAAGCCCCCCAGGCGGAAAAAGCCAAGAAGGACCTGGAACGCGAGTTCGCCCCCCGCGATAAAAAGCTGGTGGCCGAGCAAAAGGAACTCAAGCAGATGGAGGAAAAGCTCAACAAGGACGCCGCCGTCATGAGCGACTCGGAAAAACAACGCCTGGACAAGGAAATCATCAGCCGCAAACGCGAAGCCAAGCGCCTGCAAGACGAATTCCGCGACGACTTCAACCTGAGCCGCAACGAAAAGCTGAGCCAACTGCAAAAGGAAATCTTCGAGGCCATCCAATCCCTGGCGAAAGAAGACAGCTACGACCTGCTCCTGACCGATGGCGTGGTCTACGCCAGCGAAGCCATCGACGTGACCGGCAAGGTCGAAAAGAAGCTCGAACAAAGCTTCAAGCGCTGA
- the bamA gene encoding outer membrane protein assembly factor BamA, which yields MKRFLKTHLAGLMLLTAVSTQGMDSFIIEDIRVEGLQRVAPGTVFNYLPVKVGDSFDQRLAAESIKALFKTGFFKDVKLEQDGDTLLILVEERASIASVKLEGNKDIGTDDLKKALKGVGLSEGKVFDRAILDKVEQELRRQYYSRGKYGLKITSTVEELPRNRVEVVIKISEGKVAKIKQINIVGNSVFSDEELLDAFELSTGNLLSFYTKNDQYSKQKLGADLERLRSYYLDRGHINFQIESTQVAITPDKKEIYITVNVKEGEVYKVSDVKLTGKLIVPPQELTPLVQIGPADTFSRKLATETSKAISDRLGDEGYIFANVNMVPEVDEATKTVAITFFVDPGKQVYVRRINFRGNTKTRDEVLRREMRQMEAAWASSTKIERSKTRLERLGYFQETNVESPAVPGTTDQIDVNYSVTEKPSGNIMAGVGYSQVQGIILNASITQDNVFGTGKRINFTFNNSQINTIYRIGYFNPYTNLDGVSSGFDLSYRQTNAQQMNLANYNTDVATAGGNLGVPLGEFDSLRFNLDYNHTKLKTSSNTSEQVYNFIQDNGDTFDYVTLAAGWVHDTLNRAIFPTDGGAQRLSILSTIPVGGLEFYKASYKIQHYFPIAKDLTFMVQAEAAYGDGYGDTDGLPFFENYFAGGPQSVRGFMANTLGPRTTPNPTTGFGGNLPLGGSSKLVGTAELLFPVPFMHDNKSIRLGAFMDAGNVYCGAFKTPNPDDINCYAQSSGNFMRFSTGLSARWLSPFGNLSFSIAEPLNSQPGDRTQLFQFSFGSGF from the coding sequence ATGAAGCGCTTCCTCAAAACCCACTTGGCGGGGCTGATGCTCCTTACCGCGGTTTCGACCCAAGGCATGGACTCGTTCATCATCGAAGATATCCGCGTCGAAGGGCTGCAACGGGTTGCGCCGGGCACGGTGTTCAATTACCTGCCGGTCAAGGTCGGCGATTCCTTCGACCAGCGCTTGGCGGCGGAATCGATCAAGGCGCTGTTCAAGACCGGCTTCTTCAAGGATGTGAAGCTCGAACAGGACGGCGACACCCTGCTGATCCTGGTCGAGGAGCGGGCCTCCATCGCCAGCGTCAAGCTGGAAGGCAACAAGGACATCGGCACCGACGACCTCAAGAAGGCGCTCAAGGGCGTGGGCCTGTCCGAAGGCAAGGTGTTCGACCGCGCCATCCTCGACAAGGTGGAGCAGGAACTCAGGCGGCAATACTACAGCCGCGGCAAATACGGCCTCAAAATCACCTCCACCGTGGAGGAACTGCCGCGCAACCGGGTCGAGGTCGTCATCAAGATTTCCGAGGGCAAGGTCGCCAAGATCAAGCAGATCAACATCGTCGGCAACTCGGTGTTCAGCGACGAGGAATTGCTCGACGCCTTCGAACTCAGCACCGGCAACCTCCTGTCCTTCTATACCAAGAACGACCAATACTCCAAGCAAAAACTGGGCGCGGACCTGGAACGCCTGCGTTCCTATTACCTCGACCGCGGCCATATCAATTTCCAGATCGAATCCACCCAGGTCGCCATCACCCCGGACAAGAAGGAAATCTACATCACGGTCAACGTGAAGGAAGGCGAGGTCTACAAGGTCAGCGATGTGAAGCTGACCGGCAAGCTGATCGTGCCGCCGCAGGAACTCACCCCCCTGGTGCAGATCGGCCCGGCCGACACCTTCTCCCGCAAGCTCGCCACCGAAACCTCCAAAGCCATCTCCGACCGGCTCGGCGACGAGGGCTATATCTTCGCCAATGTCAACATGGTGCCCGAGGTCGACGAGGCCACCAAAACCGTGGCCATCACCTTCTTCGTCGATCCGGGAAAACAGGTCTACGTGCGCCGCATCAACTTCCGCGGCAACACCAAGACCCGCGACGAGGTGCTACGCCGGGAAATGCGCCAGATGGAAGCCGCCTGGGCCTCCAGCACCAAGATCGAGCGCTCCAAGACCCGCTTGGAACGCCTGGGCTATTTCCAGGAAACCAACGTGGAAAGCCCCGCCGTCCCCGGCACCACCGACCAGATCGACGTGAACTACAGCGTGACCGAAAAGCCCTCCGGCAACATCATGGCGGGCGTCGGCTATTCGCAGGTGCAAGGCATCATCCTCAACGCCAGCATCACCCAGGACAACGTGTTCGGCACCGGCAAGCGCATCAACTTCACCTTCAACAACAGCCAGATCAACACCATCTACCGGATCGGCTATTTCAATCCCTATACCAACCTGGACGGCGTCAGCAGCGGCTTCGACCTGTCCTACCGCCAGACCAACGCCCAACAGATGAACCTCGCCAACTACAATACCGACGTGGCGACGGCGGGCGGCAACCTGGGCGTGCCCCTGGGCGAATTCGACTCCCTGCGCTTCAACCTGGATTACAACCACACCAAGCTCAAGACCTCGTCCAACACCTCGGAGCAGGTCTACAACTTCATCCAGGACAACGGCGACACCTTCGACTACGTCACCCTGGCGGCGGGCTGGGTCCACGACACCTTGAACCGGGCCATCTTCCCCACCGACGGCGGGGCGCAGCGCCTGTCGATCCTCAGCACCATCCCGGTGGGCGGGCTGGAGTTCTACAAGGCCAGCTACAAAATCCAGCATTATTTCCCCATCGCCAAAGACCTCACCTTCATGGTCCAGGCCGAGGCGGCCTATGGCGACGGCTATGGCGACACCGACGGCCTGCCGTTCTTCGAGAACTATTTCGCGGGCGGCCCGCAATCGGTGCGCGGCTTCATGGCCAACACCCTGGGCCCACGCACCACGCCCAACCCCACCACCGGCTTCGGCGGCAACCTGCCCCTGGGCGGCTCCAGCAAACTGGTGGGCACGGCGGAACTCCTGTTCCCGGTGCCGTTCATGCACGACAACAAGAGCATCCGGCTCGGCGCCTTCATGGACGCCGGCAACGTGTACTGTGGCGCGTTCAAGACCCCGAACCCCGACGATATCAATTGTTACGCCCAGTCCAGCGGCAATTTCATGCGCTTCTCGACCGGGCTGTCGGCGCGTTGGTTGTCGCCCTTCGGCAACCTGTCGTTCAGCATCGCCGAGCCGCTCAATTCCCAACCGGGGGATAGGACGCAGTTGTTCCAGTTTTCGTTCGGTTCGGGCTTCTGA
- the phoU gene encoding phosphate signaling complex protein PhoU: protein MTSLFDSENIHHHISKQYDQELLDIRNRVLALGGLVESQVESAITALIECDVELAERVIADDYRVNSMEVAIDEDCTHILALRQPAARDLRLVVAVIKTITDLERIGDEAKRMARVAIDLAAHYPKKNQFTDLQQLAQHVRGLLREALDAFARIDVDEALRVVQEDRQVDCEYESIMRQQITYMMEDPRSIPLALNIMWSARSLERIGDRSCNICEYVIYYAKGKNIRHISIEQVQADLRRN, encoded by the coding sequence ATGACCAGCTTATTCGACAGCGAAAATATCCACCATCATATTTCCAAGCAATACGACCAGGAGCTACTGGATATCCGCAACCGGGTTTTGGCCCTGGGTGGCTTGGTGGAATCCCAAGTGGAATCGGCCATCACCGCCTTGATCGAATGCGATGTGGAATTGGCGGAACGGGTCATCGCCGACGATTACAGGGTCAATTCGATGGAGGTCGCCATCGACGAGGATTGCACCCATATCCTGGCCCTGCGCCAGCCCGCCGCCCGCGACCTCAGGTTGGTGGTGGCGGTCATCAAGACCATCACCGACCTCGAACGCATCGGCGACGAGGCCAAGCGCATGGCCCGCGTCGCCATCGACCTCGCCGCCCACTATCCCAAGAAGAACCAATTCACCGACCTGCAACAACTGGCCCAGCATGTGCGCGGCCTGTTGCGCGAAGCCCTGGACGCCTTCGCCCGCATCGACGTGGACGAAGCCCTGCGGGTGGTGCAGGAAGACCGGCAGGTGGATTGCGAATACGAAAGCATCATGCGCCAGCAGATCACCTATATGATGGAAGACCCGCGCTCCATCCCCCTGGCCTTGAACATCATGTGGTCGGCGCGTTCCCTGGAGCGGATCGGCGACCGCTCCTGCAATATCTGCGAATACGTGATTTACTACGCCAAGGGCAAGAACATCCGGCATATCAGCATCGAGCAGGTGCAAGCGGACCTCCGGCGCAATTGA